A region from the Gammaproteobacteria bacterium genome encodes:
- the cas1f gene encoding type I-F CRISPR-associated endonuclease Cas1 gives MDDISPSDLKSVLHSKRANIYYLQHCRVLVNGGRVEYVTDEGKSSLYWNIPIANTTCVLLGTGTSITQAAMRELAKAGVLVGFCGGGGTPLFSANEVDVEVAWLSPQSEYRPTEYLQCWVRFWFDDALRLEAAKRFQQARLQRLEQQWLNSRPLREAGFDILRNLLQPLLERTAAAIEVAPSTNDLLTLEARLTKELFKIAVRTVGYDEEFTRAKNGTGSDPANRFLDHGNYLAYGLGATATWVLGLPHGLAVLHGKTRRGGLVFDVADLVKDATILPQAFISAMAGHDEQEFRQACIEGLTRNESLDFMIDTLKAIATELGSKAQ, from the coding sequence ATGGATGACATATCACCCAGCGATTTAAAAAGTGTTTTGCACTCCAAGCGTGCCAACATCTATTACCTGCAACATTGCCGCGTGCTGGTGAATGGTGGGCGAGTGGAGTACGTCACTGATGAGGGCAAGTCATCCCTCTATTGGAATATCCCCATCGCCAACACCACCTGTGTTTTGCTGGGGACAGGAACCTCGATCACCCAAGCGGCGATGCGCGAATTGGCCAAAGCTGGTGTGCTGGTGGGTTTCTGTGGTGGAGGCGGCACACCGCTGTTCAGCGCCAACGAAGTGGATGTGGAGGTTGCCTGGTTATCACCACAAAGCGAATACCGACCCACCGAATATCTTCAGTGCTGGGTACGTTTCTGGTTTGACGATGCACTGCGCCTTGAAGCGGCCAAACGTTTTCAGCAGGCGCGACTGCAACGTCTGGAGCAGCAGTGGCTGAATAGTCGTCCCCTCCGTGAGGCAGGTTTTGATATATTGCGCAATCTGCTTCAACCCCTGTTGGAACGCACCGCAGCTGCCATTGAAGTGGCACCCAGTACCAATGATCTGCTCACCCTTGAAGCTCGTCTGACCAAGGAGCTTTTTAAAATCGCCGTGCGCACGGTGGGATATGACGAAGAGTTCACCCGCGCCAAAAATGGTACAGGCTCTGATCCAGCTAATCGCTTTCTCGATCACGGCAATTACCTTGCTTACGGACTTGGCGCCACAGCCACATGGGTATTGGGACTGCCTCATGGTTTGGCGGTGCTGCATGGCAAAACACGGCGAGGTGGTTTGGTGTTTGATGTTGCCGATCTGGTGAAAGACGCCACTATCCTGCCGCAGGCATTTATTTCCGCCATGGCCGGACATGACGAACAGGAGTTCCGCCAAGCCTGCATCGAAGGGCTGACCCGCAATGAGTCACTCGATTTTATGATTGATACCCTGAAGGCCATTGCAACGGAGTTGGGGAGCAAAGCTCAATGA
- a CDS encoding DNA adenine methylase yields the protein MTHPIIPWIGGKRRLAKHLLPIFPAHDCYVELFCGAAALFFMKEPAKTEVVNDINGELVNLYRVVKYHLEEFHRQFKHALVSRQMYEWLQMTHPETLTDIQRASRFFYLQKMSFGGKVHGQTFGTAPSSPPRLNLLRLEEDLSEAHLRLSRCYIENLSWLRCLAKYDREYTLFYADPPYWETEGYGVDFGLEQYEALAESARTIKGKMIISVNDHPEMRRVFSGLTISTVDIPYTVGGGGRAKLAKELIIRNW from the coding sequence ATGACACACCCGATCATCCCCTGGATTGGCGGCAAACGTCGCCTGGCTAAACACCTATTACCCATCTTCCCGGCGCACGACTGTTACGTTGAATTATTCTGCGGCGCGGCGGCCCTCTTTTTCATGAAGGAGCCCGCCAAAACCGAGGTAGTCAACGATATCAACGGTGAGCTGGTGAACTTGTACCGGGTCGTTAAGTATCATCTGGAGGAATTCCACCGCCAATTTAAACATGCCCTGGTCAGCCGCCAGATGTATGAGTGGTTGCAAATGACCCACCCGGAAACCCTGACCGATATCCAGCGGGCGTCCCGGTTTTTCTACCTGCAAAAAATGAGTTTCGGCGGCAAGGTACATGGCCAAACCTTCGGTACCGCCCCCAGCAGCCCACCACGATTGAACCTGCTGCGCCTCGAAGAAGATCTGAGCGAAGCCCACCTCCGGCTGTCCAGATGTTACATCGAGAACCTGTCCTGGCTAAGATGTTTGGCAAAATACGACCGGGAGTACACCCTGTTCTATGCCGATCCCCCGTATTGGGAGACCGAGGGTTATGGGGTGGACTTCGGTTTAGAGCAGTATGAGGCACTGGCCGAATCCGCCAGGACGATCAAAGGCAAGATGATCATCAGCGTCAACGACCACCCAGAGATGCGGCGAGTGTTTTCCGGGCTGACAATCTCGACCGTAGACATCCCCTACACCGTCGGTGGTGGCGGGCGCGCCAAATTGGCAAAGGAGTTGATTATTAGAAACTGGTGA
- a CDS encoding minor capsid protein, with the protein MSEPQYGSVPFQEAIDHFRGKLNLPTEYWDQIAGETNAKAFTVAGATKLDLLKDIRAAVDDAIANGTTITDFRKQFDEAVAKHGWSYKGTRGWRTRIIYDTNLRTAHAAGAWQQAQRTKKRRPYLQYMTAGDSRVRPQHAMWDGTVLPIDDAWWSTHYPPNGWGCRCTVRTLSQRQMEQEGLVVSNAPALDPTERINVVSGEVYGDVPKGIDVGWDYNVGKAWLGPDIAFGEAVMQMPVDLRTTALANASDLVPHLTNDFSPWANSLLTRKRPLGEIKTVGYLSPSSVDGLVARGKAPTTAVITITDKDVMHMLRDAKDGRHIPADMVRALPEFLDKPEAVLYDKRDHSLLYVFSTPGEDRRSKLVMKVNYKIKARTTGGGRHSAQTNAISPGGLVELRNLKDANFYELVEGKI; encoded by the coding sequence GTGTCTGAACCGCAATACGGCAGCGTCCCGTTTCAGGAAGCCATCGACCATTTCCGTGGCAAACTCAATTTGCCCACGGAGTACTGGGATCAGATCGCGGGCGAAACCAACGCCAAAGCATTCACCGTCGCCGGAGCTACCAAGCTTGATCTGCTCAAGGATATCCGTGCGGCGGTCGACGACGCGATCGCTAACGGCACTACCATCACCGATTTCCGCAAGCAGTTCGATGAGGCCGTGGCCAAGCATGGCTGGAGTTACAAGGGCACTCGCGGTTGGCGCACGCGCATCATCTATGACACCAATCTGCGCACCGCCCACGCGGCAGGGGCATGGCAGCAAGCCCAGCGTACCAAGAAACGGCGGCCCTATCTGCAATACATGACTGCCGGTGATTCGCGCGTGCGGCCGCAGCATGCGATGTGGGATGGTACGGTGCTACCCATCGATGATGCCTGGTGGAGTACTCATTATCCGCCGAATGGCTGGGGCTGCCGTTGCACGGTGCGGACGTTGTCGCAACGTCAAATGGAGCAAGAAGGGTTAGTAGTCTCTAACGCCCCCGCGCTGGATCCAACCGAACGCATCAACGTTGTCAGTGGTGAGGTCTACGGTGACGTGCCCAAAGGCATCGATGTCGGCTGGGATTACAACGTCGGCAAGGCATGGTTGGGGCCGGATATCGCATTCGGTGAAGCAGTGATGCAAATGCCGGTGGATTTACGGACTACGGCGCTCGCTAACGCCAGCGATCTGGTACCGCATTTGACGAATGATTTTTCCCCTTGGGCCAATTCATTGCTCACTCGCAAGCGCCCGTTGGGTGAGATTAAAACGGTGGGCTATTTATCACCGTCATCCGTCGACGGATTGGTCGCCCGAGGCAAAGCACCGACCACGGCCGTGATTACCATCACCGATAAAGATGTCATGCACATGCTGCGTGACGCCAAGGACGGACGCCACATCCCGGCAGATATGGTTCGCGCGCTGCCTGAGTTTCTCGATAAACCAGAAGCCGTCCTTTATGACAAGCGCGACCATAGTTTGCTGTATGTGTTCAGCACACCAGGGGAAGATCGGCGCAGTAAATTGGTGATGAAAGTTAACTACAAGATCAAAGCCAGAACCACGGGCGGTGGCCGTCACTCTGCGCAGACTAATGCGATTAGTCCAGGCGGTTTGGTCGAACTGCGAAATCTGAAAGACGCGAACTTTTACGAATTGGTGGAAGGGAAAATATGA
- a CDS encoding DUF935 family protein: protein MNTTDLKNASRQNLAREIATRDTDPNFFSALTVLPNPDTVLRRLGKADEAFDAIISDAHVMGELRVIRSALLGFEWRLQAGGETPADVRALELCEQFMKVRPASGLRWPDVLWNMAQAVFRGYQAHEVVWARQDQYLMPSAVVDRPSRRFAFDINNTLRLKTRSQPMLGEELGPYKWLLTRHMPSHDNPYGVALYSSCLWPYTFKHSGFRYFVKFCEKYGIPWAIGKYPPGTSQADQDALADALARMVEDAVAAIPDNGTVELLESSSSGQLVHERLIDISNREMSKALTSQTLATEIQGQGSRAAADTHRGREQDVNESDRTIVADTMSELFAWITEINIAGAQPPRFEFYEEADARQDWVEAIDKARGYINIPAAWAHERLQIPMPQEGEDVLPRTAAAPAMPQQFSSHSCPHCSHDFAADAGGDAIDRLADQAATEADNIIADMAAPIRELLNQVETLEQFRDGLVKLYPKIDDQRLGELTQQALMVGMLKGVDDAG from the coding sequence ATGAACACCACCGACCTCAAAAACGCCAGCCGCCAGAATCTCGCCCGCGAGATTGCGACGCGCGATACCGATCCGAATTTTTTCTCGGCCCTCACCGTGCTGCCGAACCCGGATACGGTGCTGCGGCGGCTGGGTAAAGCTGACGAAGCCTTCGATGCGATCATCTCCGATGCCCATGTGATGGGTGAGCTGCGCGTCATCCGTTCGGCACTGTTGGGTTTCGAGTGGCGGTTGCAGGCGGGAGGTGAAACGCCCGCCGATGTACGTGCGCTGGAGTTGTGCGAGCAGTTCATGAAGGTGCGCCCAGCATCTGGCCTGCGCTGGCCGGACGTGCTCTGGAACATGGCGCAAGCGGTGTTCCGTGGTTATCAAGCCCATGAGGTGGTGTGGGCGCGGCAGGATCAATATCTGATGCCCTCGGCGGTGGTGGATCGCCCGTCGCGTCGTTTTGCGTTCGACATCAACAACACGCTGCGATTGAAAACGCGCTCTCAGCCGATGTTGGGCGAAGAACTCGGTCCCTATAAATGGTTGTTGACCCGCCACATGCCGAGCCACGACAACCCCTATGGCGTGGCGCTGTATTCGAGCTGTCTCTGGCCCTACACCTTTAAGCATTCCGGGTTCCGCTACTTCGTGAAGTTCTGCGAGAAATACGGCATTCCGTGGGCCATCGGCAAATATCCGCCCGGCACGTCGCAGGCCGATCAGGACGCGCTGGCCGATGCGCTGGCGAGAATGGTGGAAGATGCCGTGGCGGCGATTCCCGATAACGGCACGGTAGAGCTGTTGGAATCCAGTTCCAGCGGTCAATTGGTGCATGAGCGTCTGATCGACATCAGCAACCGCGAGATGAGCAAGGCGCTCACCTCACAAACACTGGCCACCGAGATCCAGGGCCAGGGTTCCCGCGCGGCGGCGGATACTCATCGTGGCCGTGAGCAGGATGTGAACGAGTCCGACCGCACCATCGTCGCCGACACAATGAGCGAGTTGTTCGCCTGGATCACCGAAATCAACATCGCCGGGGCGCAGCCGCCACGCTTCGAGTTTTACGAAGAGGCCGACGCGCGCCAGGACTGGGTGGAGGCGATCGACAAGGCGCGCGGCTATATCAATATCCCGGCCGCGTGGGCTCATGAACGATTGCAGATTCCCATGCCTCAAGAGGGCGAGGACGTGCTGCCGCGCACCGCTGCTGCACCCGCCATGCCGCAACAATTCAGCAGTCATTCCTGCCCGCATTGCAGTCATGATTTTGCGGCGGATGCCGGAGGCGATGCGATCGACCGCCTCGCCGATCAAGCCGCCACCGAGGCCGACAACATCATCGCCGACATGGCCGCGCCGATTCGTGAATTACTGAATCAGGTGGAGACGCTGGAACAGTTCCGCGACGGGCTGGTGAAGCTGTATCCCAAAATCGACGATCAGCGGCTGGGAGAGTTGACCCAGCAGGCGTTGATGGTGGGGATGTTGAAGGGGGTGGATGATGCTGGCTGA
- the terL gene encoding phage terminase large subunit, giving the protein MAKHSPKNFLLSLSLLADDLRRIIEAEVSGFTVDPAASAQRRNQGRDSLEFFARTYFPHYVKYENSLLHEFLYQELPVIVNSHAGELLGVAAPRGEAKSTITSQIFVIWCIVFQLKHFIPIIMDAFDQAATMSEAIKAELEANPRLQMDFPEAVGQGRVWQQGVILTAQNIKVQAFGSGKRMRGLRHGPHRPDLVVCDDLENDENVRSPEQRDKLESWLKKTVLKLGAADGSMDVVYIGTVLHYDSVLSRILKNPLWRTKRFQAVIEWPHRMDLWDKFEEFLLNEGEDAAMAFYRERQAMMDTGAVVSWPSARPLHRLMIVRARDGHEAFDSELQNDPINSKDAPFGTVQYWVMPCRDWIFFGSVDPSLGKNNKGRDPSAILVGGFDREHGILDVVEAAIAKRLPDRIIEDVISMHVEYHCLVWIVEAVQFQEFLRTELVKRSAARGTPVPAVGVTPHADKALRIESLQPHVANGLIRFHPKQKTLLEQLRHWPKADHDDGPDALHMLWMAAISRMGGVPTIATRGRRNTTDLRRYG; this is encoded by the coding sequence ATGGCCAAACACTCGCCCAAGAATTTCCTCCTCAGCCTCTCCCTGCTGGCCGATGACCTGCGCCGTATCATCGAGGCGGAGGTCTCGGGATTCACCGTTGACCCCGCCGCCTCGGCGCAACGTAGAAATCAGGGGCGTGACAGCCTCGAATTTTTTGCGCGCACCTATTTCCCGCACTATGTCAAATATGAAAACAGCCTGCTGCATGAATTTCTGTATCAGGAGCTGCCGGTGATCGTGAACAGTCACGCGGGTGAGTTGCTGGGTGTTGCGGCGCCGCGTGGTGAGGCGAAGTCAACGATCACGTCACAGATCTTCGTGATCTGGTGCATTGTTTTCCAGTTGAAGCATTTCATTCCCATCATCATGGACGCCTTCGACCAGGCGGCGACGATGTCGGAGGCAATTAAGGCAGAGCTTGAAGCCAATCCACGTTTGCAAATGGACTTTCCGGAGGCCGTGGGCCAGGGTCGCGTGTGGCAGCAGGGCGTGATTCTTACAGCGCAGAACATCAAGGTGCAGGCCTTCGGTTCCGGTAAGCGCATGCGCGGTTTGCGGCATGGCCCGCACCGGCCCGACCTGGTGGTCTGTGACGATCTGGAAAATGATGAAAACGTGCGCAGCCCGGAGCAGCGCGACAAGCTCGAATCGTGGCTGAAAAAGACCGTGCTCAAATTGGGTGCCGCCGATGGCTCGATGGATGTCGTCTATATAGGCACCGTGTTGCATTACGACTCGGTGCTGTCGCGCATTCTGAAAAACCCGCTGTGGCGGACCAAGCGTTTTCAGGCGGTGATTGAATGGCCGCACCGCATGGACTTGTGGGACAAGTTCGAGGAATTTCTGCTCAATGAGGGTGAGGATGCCGCGATGGCGTTCTACCGCGAGCGGCAGGCAATGATGGATACGGGCGCGGTGGTGAGCTGGCCATCGGCACGGCCGTTACACCGCCTGATGATCGTGCGTGCGCGCGACGGGCATGAGGCATTTGATTCCGAGCTGCAGAACGATCCGATCAATTCCAAGGATGCGCCCTTCGGCACGGTTCAATATTGGGTGATGCCGTGCCGGGATTGGATATTTTTCGGTAGCGTCGATCCTTCGCTCGGCAAGAATAATAAGGGCCGTGATCCCTCGGCGATTCTGGTGGGTGGTTTTGATCGAGAGCACGGCATTCTGGATGTGGTCGAGGCCGCGATCGCCAAACGCTTGCCGGACCGGATCATCGAAGATGTGATCTCAATGCATGTGGAATATCACTGCCTGGTGTGGATAGTGGAAGCGGTACAGTTCCAGGAGTTCCTGCGCACTGAGCTGGTCAAACGTTCCGCTGCGCGAGGTACACCGGTGCCTGCCGTGGGGGTCACGCCACACGCGGACAAAGCACTGCGCATCGAATCCCTGCAACCGCATGTCGCCAACGGCTTGATTCGTTTTCATCCCAAGCAAAAAACATTACTGGAGCAGCTGCGTCACTGGCCCAAAGCCGATCACGACGATGGACCTGATGCGCTGCATATGTTGTGGATGGCCGCCATCAGCCGCATGGGCGGTGTGCCCACAATCGCCACGCGCGGGCGGCGCAATACGACAGATTTGCGGAGGTATGGATGA
- a CDS encoding DUF1804 family protein — protein MAHPQEIRAVVRRAYIFERLSLDAAADKADVSYGTARKWKREAAETGDDWDKARAASRLAESGSSAVTAQLLEDFVLLFQTTVEQIRDGAANPLAKAQALSQLADAYTKTMKAAGGGDAKLAKLAVALEVIEELAKFIREHYPHQLEAFAAILEPFGQRVSEVFG, from the coding sequence GTGGCGCATCCACAGGAAATCCGCGCAGTCGTAAGGCGCGCCTATATCTTTGAGCGATTATCACTGGACGCGGCGGCCGACAAGGCCGACGTGAGTTATGGCACCGCGCGCAAATGGAAACGTGAAGCGGCGGAGACGGGTGATGACTGGGACAAGGCGCGCGCGGCTTCACGCCTGGCCGAGAGCGGATCCAGCGCCGTGACGGCGCAATTGCTCGAAGACTTCGTGCTGCTGTTTCAAACCACGGTCGAACAAATCCGCGATGGCGCTGCCAATCCATTGGCCAAGGCGCAGGCGCTTTCACAACTCGCTGACGCCTACACCAAGACCATGAAGGCGGCCGGTGGCGGCGATGCGAAACTGGCGAAACTGGCGGTGGCGCTGGAAGTGATCGAAGAGTTGGCCAAATTTATCCGTGAACATTACCCGCATCAGCTTGAAGCGTTCGCGGCGATTCTGGAGCCATTTGGGCAGCGAGTGAGCGAGGTGTTTGGGTGA
- a CDS encoding TraR/DksA C4-type zinc finger protein → MLERFADPIDAASDFTDRLNQSAIERELTQTKTTEKPLMIDGLPCCRDCGNTIPINRLEAKPDAARCTECQCVHDKKKGGYR, encoded by the coding sequence ATGCTGGAACGTTTTGCTGACCCCATCGATGCCGCCAGCGACTTCACCGATCGCCTGAATCAATCGGCCATTGAGCGTGAACTGACGCAGACCAAAACAACAGAGAAGCCGTTGATGATCGATGGCCTGCCGTGTTGCCGTGACTGTGGCAACACAATTCCGATCAATCGGCTCGAAGCAAAACCGGATGCGGCGCGGTGTACCGAGTGCCAGTGTGTTCACGACAAAAAGAAAGGTGGTTATCGATGA
- a CDS encoding peptidase M15A, with protein sequence MKRIQLSRNFFLDEFTRSDIAARNGIMINVPLESIEFYNLTQLCLQVLQPIRDALGPVHITSGYRPPLVNKWVNGSKDSDHLRGQAADFVVAGHTPLQVCDLIAANLDTYHQLIHEFGQWTHIAWHPGKALCDQMTAIKMPRLTRKPKTIYVPGIWSMDDALEIARGE encoded by the coding sequence ATGAAGCGCATCCAGCTCTCCCGCAACTTCTTCCTTGATGAGTTCACCCGTTCCGATATCGCTGCGCGTAACGGCATTATGATCAATGTTCCATTAGAGTCGATTGAGTTTTACAACCTTACCCAATTATGCCTACAGGTGTTGCAACCCATCCGTGACGCATTAGGCCCGGTGCATATCACTTCTGGTTATCGACCGCCGCTCGTTAATAAATGGGTAAACGGCTCAAAGGACTCTGACCATTTGCGAGGCCAAGCGGCTGACTTTGTCGTGGCTGGGCACACGCCGTTGCAGGTCTGTGATTTGATCGCGGCCAACCTCGATACCTATCACCAACTGATCCACGAATTCGGGCAATGGACGCATATCGCGTGGCATCCCGGTAAGGCGCTGTGTGATCAGATGACGGCGATCAAGATGCCGCGCCTAACGCGAAAACCTAAGACGATTTACGTCCCCGGCATCTGGTCAATGGATGACGCCCTGGAGATCGCGCGTGGCGAGTGA
- a CDS encoding regulatory protein GemA: MTNNRHRYYTLLQVGRQQLGWDDDVYRAFLAAHGAKEQDGHVSATTMSIGALVAAVEAMKAKGFKPASKRSSGKTEDWRTARVNKIIAIWCQLADAGVMYDRSEKAMLKFCAAITGKARLEWASSPDLNRCIEVLKDKARHAGVTLNG, from the coding sequence ATGACCAACAACCGCCACCGTTATTACACGCTGCTCCAAGTCGGCCGTCAGCAGCTCGGCTGGGACGATGATGTTTATCGCGCCTTCCTGGCCGCGCACGGCGCGAAAGAGCAGGATGGACATGTGTCTGCCACCACGATGTCGATCGGCGCGCTGGTGGCTGCTGTGGAGGCGATGAAAGCCAAGGGATTCAAGCCCGCCTCCAAGCGTAGCAGCGGCAAAACCGAAGATTGGCGCACCGCACGCGTCAATAAAATCATTGCGATCTGGTGCCAGCTGGCTGACGCAGGTGTGATGTATGACCGCAGTGAAAAGGCGATGCTGAAATTCTGCGCCGCAATTACCGGTAAAGCTCGCCTGGAGTGGGCATCATCACCAGATCTGAATCGTTGCATTGAAGTGTTGAAGGACAAGGCCCGTCATGCCGGGGTGACGTTGAATGGATGA
- a CDS encoding host-nuclease inhibitor Gam family protein: MSKVTRIKTEAVQSRVPQSREEAVDAIAEIGRRQRERARIQTIMNDELAAIRQKYEEEARPHADAISALTEGVHTWCEANRDTLTQGGKVKTANLASGEVRWRMRPPSVSARGLDKVLQALKDLQLLRFIRIKEELDKEAVLAEPEAVQHIKGISIQQKEDFVIVPFETELEEVA; encoded by the coding sequence ATGAGCAAAGTAACCCGCATTAAAACCGAGGCAGTGCAATCCCGCGTGCCGCAGAGCCGCGAAGAAGCTGTCGACGCTATCGCCGAGATCGGTCGCCGTCAACGCGAGCGCGCCCGTATTCAAACCATCATGAACGATGAACTGGCGGCGATTCGCCAGAAATACGAAGAGGAAGCGCGGCCACATGCCGACGCCATCTCTGCACTCACCGAAGGTGTGCACACCTGGTGCGAAGCCAACCGTGACACGCTCACCCAGGGCGGCAAGGTGAAAACCGCCAACCTCGCCAGTGGCGAAGTACGCTGGCGCATGCGGCCGCCTTCCGTCTCTGCGCGTGGCTTGGACAAAGTATTGCAGGCACTCAAGGATTTACAGCTCTTACGTTTCATCCGCATCAAGGAAGAGCTGGATAAAGAAGCCGTGCTGGCCGAGCCAGAGGCAGTGCAGCACATCAAAGGCATCTCGATCCAGCAGAAGGAAGACTTCGTGATCGTGCCGTTTGAAACCGAGTTAGAAGAAGTCGCGTAG
- a CDS encoding AAA family ATPase: protein MSKEISYPAHYQAEDVQQCRRIHAWLAVGSHSQAELARAAGVDGSTMSQVINGKFLSPPAKWLLKLVDAIDSQLERDRSGRADIPFCETSIYKSVDRICRRAHSDQDIGVYYGAVGIGKTTALREYARRSPSAIIVEAFDGIDNSTFVRMVVTATGTVIAPSASLATKIDAVINALRTTDRVILVDEADHLPDKSFGALRRISDIAQVGVVLVGNIELLARLTEATGCRKQLCDRVGFWPSVAEQVSGDDIRMMVHAYLTGDETLGEEVLKAFEKHCKGRARPLRNLLRNTWRYARNNKTAITASLISDINSKTMAGLHAMRV from the coding sequence ATGAGCAAGGAAATCAGTTACCCGGCCCACTATCAGGCCGAGGATGTACAGCAGTGCCGGCGCATTCACGCCTGGCTGGCGGTGGGGTCGCACAGCCAGGCGGAGCTGGCGCGGGCCGCGGGGGTGGATGGCAGCACGATGAGCCAGGTGATTAATGGCAAGTTCCTCTCGCCGCCCGCGAAGTGGCTGCTGAAACTGGTGGATGCCATCGACAGTCAGCTGGAGCGTGACCGCTCGGGCCGGGCGGACATCCCATTCTGCGAGACCTCTATTTACAAGAGCGTGGATCGCATCTGCCGCCGCGCGCATAGCGATCAGGATATCGGTGTTTATTACGGCGCGGTGGGCATCGGCAAGACCACAGCTCTGCGTGAATACGCCCGCCGTTCGCCCAGCGCCATCATCGTCGAGGCGTTCGACGGCATCGACAACTCCACCTTTGTGCGCATGGTGGTCACCGCCACGGGGACGGTGATTGCGCCGAGCGCGAGCCTGGCGACCAAGATCGACGCGGTGATCAATGCACTGCGGACCACTGACCGGGTGATTCTGGTGGATGAGGCGGACCACCTGCCGGACAAATCCTTCGGTGCGCTGCGCCGCATCTCCGACATCGCCCAGGTGGGGGTAGTCCTGGTGGGCAACATCGAACTGCTGGCGCGACTGACGGAAGCCACGGGCTGCCGCAAGCAGCTGTGCGACCGCGTGGGGTTCTGGCCGTCCGTCGCCGAGCAGGTCAGCGGCGATGACATCCGCATGATGGTGCACGCCTATTTAACCGGCGATGAAACGCTGGGTGAAGAGGTGTTAAAGGCGTTTGAAAAACACTGTAAAGGCCGCGCCCGTCCCCTGCGCAATTTGCTGCGCAACACCTGGCGCTATGCGCGCAATAACAAGACCGCCATCACTGCGTCATTAATCAGCGACATCAACAGCAAGACGATGGCCGGCCTGCATGCGATGAGGGTTTGA